Part of the Triticum urartu cultivar G1812 chromosome 2, Tu2.1, whole genome shotgun sequence genome, GAGATGGACTCGTGCAGGAGGTGGAAGCTGTCTGGCGTCACGGTGGCGTTGATGGCAGATAGGCCTGGCAAGGTCGGTGCAACAGtacagctctgaagatggattggtggcaggcggctgcagcgacctCATACCCGGCAGGGGTCCTGGTTGAGAAGCACGCCGGACTGGTGGGTGCCCATACCAGGCAGGCGTCCTGGGTGGGACCTCAAATCTTTAGatgtttaggtttggctgcgtggtctgtttggtattaggcccagactttCAGCGCCCCTACATCAACTGGATAGGGATAGCGACAGTTGTTGCTTGTTTTGGTGGCTTTAGACTTAGTGTTGTATGACTCTGTACGGTCTTGTAtcaataattaataaaatggccgtatgcatcgtccagatgcagaggccgggggtcgtcctccttttctaaaaaaaatgtATATGGTCCTTGTTAACTCCTCCTGGTTAGTATAATCAGGGAGGGATGCTGGTATATGCTTCTGTGACTTGGCAAGGAGTTTGATACATGTCAGTGTCAGGTCTTGGATTCTACTGTAGTGATGCAGTCTACAAAGCTTGATCTACAACGATGCAGTCACCTAGCTACTACAAAACAACATACAGGAGGTTTGCACCGATCCACGAACGGAGGAAGTTCTTACTCAGGCAAGCGCAACTTAGACTACTGACTTTCTTATGTCTTTGTAATTACAATACCTGGCTTACCTTCATCCATCTCGTAGTGCAGAAGCAGAAAGATGAGTATATTCCTTGTCACAGCCCTGGTGGTCTGCCTTGTCAGCCATGGAACCGACATGACCACAGCTTCAGCAGCTTGGGATGACCAAGATTTCTTCAGAAACTGTCCGCCATCCCGGTGCAGCAAAGATGGACCCGAGATCCGGTTCCCACTCCGGCTTGATTCCAGCAATACACCATCATCCTGCGGTGCAACATGTGCGAAGCTAGCATGCTCAGGCCAATCCACTATCATGCTTCACCCACTTCTTGGCCCATGCAATGTCAACTCCATAAATTACACCGGTGCCCTCCTCAACATCACCCCGCTTACCTCCGCGTGCACAATGATTCAGaatctcatctcaataagttcaccACCGGCTGCTGACCACCACTGTACTTCACACTACAGCAGAACTGGAATGCTTGTAGGCTGCTCAAGGGAGTTCACGCCAAGCGGAATTACTCAGTATCCTGTCTATGATGACAGAGGTGGTTACTATGCTTCTGCCTCAGCTGCTGATACTATCGCTGGCCCAATCTCCTGCCTTAGCAACAAAACCCACTACTCGTATTTGGTGGCAACTGATGCATTCATGTATGATCTTCCATTGGACTGCAAGGTCATATCAGATGCCGCCCTCCCGATATTTGGCACAGGATATTATGGCTCCAAGCACGATGTTGAAGAAGGAGCCCTCCAATTTTATGACATAGCAGTCGACTGGAGTGAACAGGAGCCGTTATCCATTCCCTCTGAGTGCCAAAAATGCGAACAGAACAGGCAGCGCTGCGCATTCAGCTCACAAAGGAACGAAACATTCTGCTTGTCTCAACCCCATAAAGGTATCATTAATTTCTAACATCGAGAAAACCCATGCCATCCTATATTATCCTGTTAACTCCCAGTTTTGTAGTTTAAAATCATTGAGAATTTCCTATTTAGTGTACTCATATACTGATGTGCGATATTTCCATGAGTTTTGTTGTCAAATTATTTTGCATACCAGTAGAACAAACATCTGGGTAGCAAAAAGATTATAAGCTTGTGTAAATAAATTCTCATCTGAATCCTCTGAAATTTAAGAAACAAAATGGGGTCAAGTATTTTGATGCCAGAGACGTACCACTAAACATTGGAGAGAAACTTCGAGTGTTCCAAAAGTAGAAAAAAAAATCTAAGCAACTCTACCAAATACAGCATGACAATTATGGTAATGACCTGGGTTTATTTGATCAATTAGTGGACGACCATGTCTCACGCGTAACAGTATACTAATATAACTTTTAGCATTTACATGATAGACAGACAAAAACACATTTGAGATAAACACAAGCAATCTCTCAACTGTAATACAGTAACTTCAGAATTCCTAGAACGTATTCCAAGAACTTCAGGTTTCTATGGTTGCTATTGGACGTGAGCCAACATTTTACAGCCATGTTTGTTTCTAATTCCCCCCTGTACCAACTGCATTCCTAAAGTTTTTCGCTTACCAAGACAATCGGGTTGCAACGATTTAGGCCAAACCAAATCCAAAATACATGCTAGTACCTCATCGTAGTTATCTTACTAAATTCCACTAAAAATATGCATTGCTCTCAGGATTGTTCTGGCGAGGTGACATGCCAAATAACTGCATATGACAAAAAGCATTGACTCATGTCAGTAAACCCAAAACATGTATAGTTAGGCAGCTTGAATCCATCACCATCCATTCACTTCCAGGCATTATTATACGGGAAAATGAAGTACCAGAGCCTGATGCTGCATGAGCTGTACTAATATTGATGTAAATGTACTACTGTGCAAAAATAAATagatctgtatggtgaagaataTAAGATGGATACATATCACACAGAACAGAATAGCTTAAAGAACCACCTGGCTAGGAGAAATATAAGAAGCGAAAACAAGAAATGCATATGCATGATATGCCTGCAGAAAGTTTACCTGGGATCATGTGCGTCGCCATTGTGACATATGGTTGCCAGTAACAGTGCACGGTATATCAGATGGGTTTTGGGGGCATACAAGGGAGTTGGCCATGACAGGTTGAAGACATACAAGAAGGAATTTTCAAAAATAAGAGGTCGTTTCGACGGGTGATGGGGGCAAGATATGTGAGATTGTGACTGTGAGGTGGGATAAAACCCTTAATCCAACCAAGTTACCGAGCAGGGCCTACCCTTATGATTCTCAATCTTTCCCTAATCTTTACCTACTAATAAACCAGCTATTGCTTCTGGTCGTCCGTCGTGGTTGTTTTGCAGAAAACACCCTATAGTTCCCTGAAATCAACCCGCACTACAGGTTTTAATAAGTCAAAAAATGTTTCGAATTTACATAAAGCCCCttgagttttctttcgaagcAGAGGGGGGCGGGTCGTGTGTTGCTGCCTGCTGGATCGAGGGGAGAAGAAGCACGCGCTATGGCTCTCCTCGGGAGTTCGGAGCGAGAGCTCGTGGACGACGAGCGCGGGGTGCGGCGGCGTACGGGCGTCGCGGGCCCGCAATGGGCTTGGCGGTCCTCGGGGTGCAGAGGATGGACATGGCCATCGGCAGGGCAGTGGCGGCCGAAGGAGGAGGGGCAAAGAGAGCAGCAGAAGGCGGACGCAGGGCTCGCTTGGCGCACGGGAGGCCGTGAAAGGGGTGGAGCTCGCCGGTCGCGTACGGACGCAGGGGCGGCCATGGGCTGCAGCGACCGGGCGCACAAGGTGAAGGCGTCACAACAGCTGCTGTTGCAGGAGACAGTAAGGGGCCCGGCGGAGGACACGGGGAGGGGAGGCAGAATTTGGCAACCGCGGCGGCCAGCAGCAGCGGTGGCGCTATGGCCATCCGGTGAGCAGAGGGCGGGCGCGGCAGCAGCGCACGACCCGTGCGAGAGGAGGGCGGTGGGCCACGACGGGATCAGGAAGGGGCGAAGCTCGGGCATAGCAGGAGGGCGGAGGAGAAGGTCGGGCGAGGCGGCACAAAGGCGAGCAGGCGGCAGGGGTCGAGGAGGAAGGAGGCCAAGGCGGCGGCGCTCCTGTGGCCGGCCGGCAGCAGAGGATCGGGAACCTCTCCCGATCGAGAATAGGATGGAGGTGGGGTTCGAGCAGGTGAGGCTGTGCGTGATGCGTGGGGTCGAGCGAGCGCTCACGAGAGGGGAGGCGGAAGGGGACGGACCATGGCGACAGCGAGGAGTGTTGCTGCTGCAGATCAGCTCACGTTGAAGGTTGTTGCCGCTTCGTGGATGTGTGGACGCGCTCGGGCGCGTGGATCTAATCCAGCTCCCACGCACTTGTGAAGAGGGGCTGCGCTGGGCGTCGGCCGCCTCGCGTGAGCTACACACGCGTCCCCTTGGTCCCACACCACCGCCTAGGCCTATCCCATCTTCTGGTCCAGTAGTTTCTTATCCACACGCGATCTCTCCTTATAGATTCATGCGCCCGTGGTTCCAAGCTTGCTGCACAGCTGGGGAATTAACAACATTTGCTTAGTCACTTGAAAATACAAAAGCTCAGGTTTTATACTCGGTACTGAATGTTTTAACCACCCATGCTGAATAAAATACTCCCGCCTTTTCTAAATATAAGTTTCTAAAGATTCCAGTATGACTATATACCGAGCAAAATGAtcaatctacactctaaaatacatTTATATACATTCATATGTAATCCATATTAAAATTTAtaaaaaaacttatatttaggaacggagagagtagtACCTAGGCACTGAATTAAAATGGATTGGTAGCATATCATCAACGAGAACAGACCAAGGTAAAGACCGATCACACATTTACGTacccttttttcctttttttttcctCCCTACATCCGGATAGTTCCTAGAGCTGGCCATAGAGATATCATGGTTGTGTCAACTATAACTAAAATGGGATTAAGGCTATGCATAATAATATATTTGTAACTCCCTTGGGATTAAAATATGCACTAACATATTGAATTGCTCCGGCctaatctatacctactaataaaagaaataggTATTCTTAATGCGTCATGCTATTTTGTAGGAAACGGCGTCAAGTTTTTGGTAATAAATCTGTAGTACATATTAATCAATTTTTAAAATATCCATAGCTTTTTAACCCTAACTCCAAATTTAACATGTTATATCTGAAATTTGATTACAAAAATATGTAGAATCTGAATACGATATTATATTTAACTGTTATCATCCTATGCCGAAAGGGAGACGTCTTAAGATTGACAATATTCAGACGTGTTGTGATGGTAGACGTGTTGTGATGGTATGAACACTGAGAGCCAGCGTCGACAAGAGTGGGAAGAAGGATAAATAGAAACACAAATGAGATGCCATGTGTTGAAATAAAGGACATGGACCTACGAATTCATGGTTATTAGATTAGTGAGTGTTTTTCcatccgttgcaacgcacgagcTCATTTGCATTGTATGCCGAGGGGGAGACGTCTTAAGATTGACAACATTGAAACGTGTTGTATTGATGTCAACATTGAGGCCAGCGTTGACGAGAGTGAgaagaaaaataaatagaaaCACATATGGAATGCCATGTGTTGACATAAATGATATGGACCTACTAAAGTTTGGACTCATGGTTATTAGATTgggaaatgtttttttttcacccgttgcaacgcacgggctcaTTTGCTAGTAATAATAAACTAGCGATGGTTTCTGGTCGTCCGTCATCGAGCTTTTTGCAAAAAAGTCCCTACTATTTTTTTATTCAATCCGCGGTCCTCATCATAAGTCAACTCGAACCGGTACAAAGGAAAAAAAAATAACCCAGCCCCGCCTCCGCCTCGCGGCGCTCTGCCCCGCCCCACTGCGCGCCGTCGGCCGCCCCGCTGGCCGCTTCCTGCCTCCCACCCAGAAACGGCGACAGCGTTTGCCAACGGACGGATCTAGGCGTAGGGGGGTTAGAGAGGCGCTCGGAAGGCCAATGAGGCTGGGGGCGCCGGATCCAGAGTTTGGGGTGGCGCCATGGTTGCTCGGTGAGCTCCTGCCAGGAAACATGGCGGGGCGAGATTTAAAGGGAGATAGGAGAGAGAAGGGGAAGGGAGTAGCGACGGAGTCTGCTGCTCACCGGCGAGGGCGACATGTGGGGAATATAGACGTTCCGTCCAGTCCGACTGACGAAGGATTAGGGGAGGGGCGGGCTGTGGAGACTTCGGGGTGGCTGGTGGAGATGCTGGCCTTGCCGGAAGGCCGGAGGAGGCGACTGGTGGCGGCTCGACATGGCTGCACTACACGGGAGCGGAGGCAAGAATTTGGTGGCCAGTCCGTGTGGATGCAGATGAGATCCAGCCGTGATGAGGGGGTGGGGTCTCATTTGACCCGCGCCCGATCCACTCTGGGGCGTAGCATCCGAGGACGCACCTCGCAGCGCCGGCTCGCATCGCGACTCTCCGACGTCGGGTCGCCGGCCGGCTGACATTGCTTTGCGGCTGTCGGAAGCAACGGGCCGGCCTGCATGAGGAAAGGAAACGGGAGGCAGATAGTTGTCACGGCCGCCGTGTGCAAGTCAGCTAGCCCATTGGCGGCGTTGCCGAAGCCCGCGTTGACGGCCACCAGCGCCTCCCCGTCCCCCTCAGCCGATGCCGCCAACAACCCAGGAACAACCCACCGACGCCACCACAGGTCGTAGCGGTGCGCGACTCCAAAGCAACTGTCCCTGCCTTCCCTCCTCAGCTACCAGCCTACCAACACTACTCTAGCACCGCTGCAACGCCGCTCTTGCTCCTGGGTTGTGAATTGTGATGATGGAGCGAGGCAGCCGATGTGCCGGACTCTACAGGCAGGGGAAAAGCAGAGATGTGGTGTTCCGCTGTGTGGTGTGGTGCCGAGAGAGATACAGATGGGGCAGAGATGTGGTGCTGGGGAGATAACGTGTACGACTTTGTCAGCGGAGAGTTGATAAACTGGGGATGGACGTGTATGACGCGTGGAGCCACCAGCACAGCAAGACTGGTTTCTTCTAGCAATCTCTTTTTGTGGATACTTCTAGCAATCGGCCTCTCGAAAAAAGTTTGGGTGATAACGTGTGCACGCATGTCGACAGATAAATGTTTTCCTGTTTTTAGTTACAGTTGATTTAGTTTGGATCCCGCACAGACAGAAAATGGACGAGACTTGTCTGTTCCTCTCCCGTGTGCCCATCCGTGCTCCCGCATACATGGCTTCATTTGATTGAAACAAAATAAAGCCCGGCCCCACCCTCTTAAAATCAGAggggagatgattagattagaaagaaaaaaggaaaaatacAACCGTTGGATGAGGTGGGAACACGGATGGGAGCATGGAAAGGGAACAAGCAAGCCGGATCCACAGAAAATATCCCCAATTCCATCATGCACGCGTGCACGCATGTACTTGTTCTCCGACATTCACACGTTGCCCGATTTGGTGCTAAATATTTTCGTTATTAGGTTGGATACTTATGTTTGTCTCCCTCACAAATTCATACTGACTGAATATCTGGATACGAAAATAGGAAGATAACAAAATATTTATATATAGCATACACGTCAAACGAAAATAAATTCTAAACTTTTGTAGCAATAAATATCAACTTGAACTTCAAGCCAAAATACATGATTCTAATGCTTATGTGCAGTGTAATTAACAAAAAAAATTGAGTTTATGATGCATAATCTAATCAATTTATTTCTTAATTAACACATTCTAGAAAACTCTCACGAGGGCAAAATAATGCACATGAGAAAAAGCAAAGTTATGCAAATATGCAGTCAAAGCAAAAGAAAGCTAGAATAGACCAAATTACGTCTATCTGTGAATTGAGACGCAACAGACTAGGCAAAGACTTAGTCCTACATATATCGCAACAAAATAGCAACTTAAAACATCTATATGACGAGGACTTCACGGTCAACACACATGATAGAAGCATACATGTTTTGACGTTAGACATATACCGCGTTTTTGTTGTCTGATGATGTCACTAAATCAAAATAAGTATTATGTGTGTTTTATTATCGGTATGGTAATCTAAAGATAGAGTTGTTCACCCGATTAGTTAACTAGGATTCATGTCCCATGTTCCGAACTAGCGCCCCAAAGAATCCTATTGTCAATTGAACTATCATTTTTGTCATCATCAAACTTATCCTTTACCTTGCCAGCCTAATTGGGACAATTGGCATTTGCTTCGCAACGAAGCAAGTCAACTTATttttctcccattgcaacgcatgggcatgtTTACTAGTTGACCCTAAAGACTCAATCTGTTACTAGAGTTGGTAACGGAAAAAAAAAAACTCTGATCCTCACCCCATCCTCTCCCACACCCACTGGCCAGTGGCCATATATCAATGTTGGATCTGACTTTTATCGCTTGAGTTAATTAGTAGTTAATTTTCATTTTACGTACTAAACAAACAACCAAATCTTATTCGCATCTTTGATATTTGCAGGTTCACGTGTAAAAATCATTGCAGGTACTACTCCTATCCAAATTTTTATCTTTACTAAAAAAAGATGAAATTGAAGTATATATCTGCTGCACATAAAGTAATTAGCTACCTCTTCCCGCTCTTACATTCTCTCATCCCCATTACAATCGCTAAAGTGGCAATTTCCAACCCTAAGGAATATCCTGATTTCCATGTATTCAGCTACATCATCTTCGGCGGCATTTGTTGTTCTTCTGTTGATGGTGGCCCCTGCTCTCTATCTTCCGCTGAAGACAAGATACAATGAAGAGATACATTTGAAAGTCGAAATGTTTCTCAAGACATATGGTACATCAAAACCCACAAGGTACACTTCCTCCGAAATCAAGAAGATAACCAGACGATTCAAGGATAAATTAGGACGTGGTGGATTTGGGTGTGTGTACAAAGGTGAGCTACCAAATGGAGTTCCTGTGGCGATCAAGATGTTAGAGAAATCTAATGGAGAGGGGCAGGAATTCATCAACGAAGTTGCAACTATCGGGAGAATCCACCATACAAACATTGTCCGCCTCCTTGGCTTTTGCTCTGAAGGGACAAGAAGGGCTCTTATTTATGAATTCATGCCTAAAGATTCATTGGAGAAATATATATTCTCGGGTAATTCTATTGTTTCCCGAGAACTCCTGGCACCAGATAAAATGCTAGATATTGCTTTAGGCATTGCTAGAGGAATAGAATACTTGCATCAAGGATGCAATCAGCGCATCCTCCACTTGGACATCAAGCCTAACAATATCTTACTCGACTACAGCTTTAATCCGAAGATCTCAGACTTCGGCCTTGCAAAGTTGTGTGCACGGGACCAAAGCATCATTACCTTGACTGCAGCAAGAGGCACTATGGGCTACATTGCACCAGAACTATACTCTAGGAACTTTGGAGGGATATCCTACAAGTCAGATGTTTACAGTTTTGGCATGCTGGTGTTAGAAATGGTGAGTGGGAGGAGGAACACAGACCCAAGTATTGGGATCCAGAACCAGGTATATCTCCCAGAGTGGATCTATGAGAAAGTAATGACTGGAGAGGAATTGGTGCTTACTTTGGAAGTGACAGCAGAAGAGCAAGAAAAGACAAGACAGCTGGCTATTGTGGCACTTTGGTGTATTCAGTGGAACCCAAGAAACCGGCAATCGATGACAAAGGTGGTAAACATGTTATTGGGAAATTTGCAGGGTCTGCAGATGCCTCTTTGTCCCATCTGACAATCGCCGCACGCCATAACAAAAGATGAAGATCGTATCACCATAGTGTACTAGGCCTACATGCTTGAGGGATATATTTAAttcatgtactccctccgtttctttttactccgcatacaagatatgtttgaagtcaaactacgcaaagtttgaccaaatttatattaaaaaatgtCAGCACCTACAATACTAAAGTTATATAgtgaaaattaatttcatgatgCATCTAATGATATTGTTCCAAATTGTGGATGTTGATTTTTTTTCcttataaagttggtcaaactttactaAATTTAACTTCAGAAAAAAATTATATGGAGACTGAAAAGAAATGGAGGGAGTTTTAAATGCTAAACTAGATTAGATGGTAGTGCAATTGGTAGCAGTAGTATGTACAACTTGAAAGATTCGTTGTTTAGTCAGCTTCCTGGTGCATCTTATGAGCCACTATATTGTGATAACTATGAAGTAGAAACATATGTAATTGGATTTGATTTGCAATGAAGTAGTTAAAGAATGAGGAACCTGGTAGTTATTGTTGTGAATTATCTTCTGCACTATTTTTTGATTCTGTAGTACACTAGGCATCCCAGTTCCTCATTCCGAATGCAATTATGAAAAAAACGAAAGATGAGGTTATGTATACCTAAGCAAGCCCAGATTGCGCGGAGGAGCTGAGCTAGCCAATGGGAGAGAGCATGGTGGTGACCGGCGGCGACGCTGCTGCCGTCGTTGGAATTAACCACCAGCGCCGCCACCAATGGTACCGCCCCCCAGGGAAGAAAGGAAGACAGAAGGGGAGGAATAAAGTAAAATAATCTAGCTAACATAAGATACCACGCGAACGCCTCGCCGCACCCGCCGCGGCCGACTGgacgcgccgccaccgccggggGCATGGCTTTTTTTTTCTTGAGACAGCCGGGGGCATGGATAAGGATGTCAACCGAACAGGCTCAACTACGCGGCCCATACAAAGTAGTAGTACAAAACGTTCATGACCCAGATCGACCAGCAGGGCCTGTCCACTTCCTAGTGCATGCAATACTCAAGGCCTTCAGATGGTAGTCATTTTTGCCCCTCAAAAAAAAAGATGGTAGTCATTTTTTTTGCGGGTAGATGGTAGTCATTTTGATATAAAAAAAAGGGTGATCCCTATTTCACTCAAATCGTTAGCCCCTTGCAACCACAAAGAAATGGTCACTCCCATCTTCTCACCAACCGTGGAGTTTTTACTTTTTTTTTCATAAATTCGTTTATTCAGAATATTTTATCTCTtgaaccgtgcgtccaaatcttgAAGCGATTTCACCATTGTATTTCTCATATGAAGACCTTCAAAACTATATTTCATGTCAATAGATTTcaacaaaaaattaaaaaaataaaaaaacatgtgactgaaaaaaagaaaaaaatacgCAAAAAAACTAAGAAAACAAAAACCAAAAAGACCGCAAGCCAAAAATAATAATGGTtaaaaatagaagaaaaaacCCAGAGCAGTGAAGCCCTTTTTTTCACTTCTTTTCGCTTTTCAAGAAACATAGTTGTGCTTCTTGCGGAAGCAACGATATGCCTCCACACCAGAAACAAAGTAAATCTATGCTTCTTGTGGAAGCAAATATTTTTTGCTTTCTGAAAAGCACAAATGTGCTTCTTGCTGAAACAAATCACAGTTTCTACGTGGATGCACATATATTTTTCTTTCCGAGAAGCACATATGTGCTTCTTGCGGAAGCAAAAAGAAATCGTGATTTTTTTCCAAACCTAGGGAAAATCCAAAAGCTAGAAAACTCAGAAAAAGCCCATCTAGAACCCGAAAGCgcatataaaaaataaaaaaatcgaGAGAGTATGTGGCAGCAGCTAGACGCACCACTTGGCATGCTTTATGGGCACCAAAGGTGACCCCTGGAGGTCCCTGCAAGCGGTAACCTCGAGTTAGTTGCTCGCACATAGGTCGTTTCGCATACCCTCCCGCGCGCCTATATGGGCCGGCACATTTCGCTTTTGTCTCCCCACCAGTTTTTGGGAAGATTCTAGAACCTTCACTGAACTAGCTTTTTCTTGTTTCCTTTgtgttttcttttggttttcctttctttttattttttatttttttacctttccattttattttttcccttaTTCATACCCAAGAACTTATTTTAATTAAATTTTAAACTCGTGAacattttcagattcatgaaGTTTTTATAAATCCATAAATGtttttttcaaattcaaattatTTTTGAAAATCATGCAAAAAGAACATAAATTTAACGAACAATTTTTAAATTCCTTAACATTTTTTTCCATGTGTGAACATATATTTGAAATAcaggaacattttttaaattgtgcatgttttttgaattttgagaatatttaaaaaaacatgaacattttctgaaCTCGGATCATCTTTTGAAAGCATGCACTATTTTTTAATTTATAAACATTTTCGTATTTTGCGAAGATTTTTCAAAATCACAAACAGTTTTTGAATTCACGAAAATGGCGAGAATTGACATGCCCAGGATTTGTCATATTGCTGAAGGAACATTGTGATGCTACATCAACGTAAAATAATGACAATTGCTAACCCCAACATAATTTGCCATCCTGAAAAGTGTTCTCTCAAATTGTGTATTGCCGCCAACTCGTAGTTCCCTAGAGGTGTGTGTGCATGAAAGCGAGCGCTTTGACATTCGTGCAGGGGATTTAGAGGGCGAAACTACTATGCGGACGACTTGGTGTGGACGAACTGTGGACGATGGAGGATCGAACGGTCATACCCAGTTGTCCACTACGCATGGATGGCATGATCTGCTGCATCGTGTAGAAATCGTCCAGATCCTATCGTGTGTGTAGCAGCGTTGTTTAGAGGGCCTCGGCTGCGCCTGCAAGTCACGAGATTTCTGACGTCATTAGAGCAATAGAAGATGCAGATGCAACAAAAAATAACTAACGTTTACATCTTTGAGGCCCAAAAATCCTTAGATGACGTAGATGCAAAAAGGATTTACATCTCCGTCTCCTAGAGATGTATAATACAATACCTCA contains:
- the LOC125540158 gene encoding rust resistance kinase Lr10-like; this encodes MSIFLVTALVVCLVSHGTDMTTASAAWDDQDFFRNCPPSRCSKDGPEIRFPLRLDSSNTPSSCGATCAKLACSGQSTIMLHPLLGPCNVNSINYTGALLNITPLTSACTMIQNLISISSPPAADHHCTSHYSRTGMLVGCSREFTPSGITQYPVYDDRGGYYASASAADTIAGPISCLSNKTHYSYLVATDAFMYDLPLDCKVISDAALPIFGTGYYGSKHDVEEGALQFYDIAVDWSEQEPLSIPSECQKCEQNRQRCAFSSQRNETFCLSQPHKGSRVKIIAATSSSAAFVVLLLMVAPALYLPLKTRYNEEIHLKVEMFLKTYGTSKPTRYTSSEIKKITRRFKDKLGRGGFGCVYKGELPNGVPVAIKMLEKSNGEGQEFINEVATIGRIHHTNIVRLLGFCSEGTRRALIYEFMPKDSLEKYIFSGNSIVSRELLAPDKMLDIALGIARGIEYLHQGCNQRILHLDIKPNNILLDYSFNPKISDFGLAKLCARDQSIITLTAARGTMGYIAPELYSRNFGGISYKSDVYSFGMLVLEMVSGRRNTDPSIGIQNQVYLPEWIYEKVMTGEELVLTLEVTAEEQEKTRQLAIVALWCIQWNPRNRQSMTKVVNMLLGNLQGLQMPLCPI